The window TCTGAATGTTTGGCATGAATCCCCTATCAAGGAATGGTTTTCACTCAGGATATTGGGAAGAAAGGATGGAGTATTCTTAACTTCTTCAGGATTTTTGCACAAATCATTGAAGAGATGGGGTGACACCCCACACATTAAATGTGTAGGCATGTGGGTAAATGGGCTTTTTGGGGTGTGGCTAGAAGAGGGTCCGAGTCAAATTTTCAGGACGGAAGATCTGGTCCAAAATAGGAAATAggggaagagaaaacaaaagaaaggatggTTCAAGACCCCCACTTCAAGAAGAGGTGTTCCCAAGGTTATGTTTCAGATCCTTTATGCCTGGTGCAGAACCTTTTGTCAAAGATGCTTTGGCTATTTTTcgcaatacaaaaaaaaagtttgtaaacAATAAAACCCCAAAAGAACATGGAGAAAGACCAACACATTTACACAAACTAGGCCACCTAGCAATCACCAAATGAGCTACTGTGAAGTCCTACAAAGCCCAGACAAACACAATAACTAGAGGGGGCAGCAATTGGGGGACAAGAACCCAGGATCAGACACACATCACCCAATGCATCCTATTGCATTTGCCCTGTTTCAACACAGTGAGGTAGGTTTTCAGTGATCTCACAGCATGTTAACAAAACCCGCTTTTCTCCTTTAGCTACTAAGACACTAATCGTTGCTGCAGCAGGGAAGGACACTGGCTGAGCACCACAAAGAAGCCATTGCTTATGGTCTCTCTGGAAGccaaagagaaaaagcaaagagTTTTTAAAGGTTAAGGAATTTAGTCGTTGCTTCATATATCCACCCCTGGGCAGCTCAAGATGGGTAGAGAGGTAGTGTTCTTAAACGCTCTCTTtatcaacacacacatacaccttgTTGTGCCTGGTAGGCCTAGCCCAATCCAGTTAGGGATGGATCTGGTATGTAATGTTGAGTCCCAAACCCCTGGGATTACAGGTATGGGACAGGAATCCTTGGTTACACATATATTGACAACCTGCATCTAATCTTGGCTTCCCCCCTGTGCCTTTCACCTAGGCCCAGCTTCTCCTAACCTTTGCACCAACCACTGATTCCTGTTCAGACCAATTTCCAATCTTCTAGTAAGAGATCAAGTAATGAGGCTACCCCATTAAAATCTAGTCTTCCACAAAACATTGAAGGTGGAGGGGTTTCAAGAGGATACTATGGCAGAAAAGCCAGCTCTAATTGGCAAAAATGAGGTAGTTCAATAGACTGTACATTCCAAATAGGTGTTTTCCCTGATGATAAAACAAAGTATTCCTGCTGTGCAGACCCGGAGCTCCTGCCCACTTATCCCTGAGATTGCTCATGTACCTGAGAACACAGTGCAGGAATGAGGGCTGTAgattaaaatacacaaaaatacaaacccagaatatttatattatgaaaagaaaaaaaaaagtctaaatgcACAAGATACGTCATTCGCACACAGCTAGTGCAGCTGCATCCTGGAGAAAGTGGGACCAAGGTGCAGTTATCCAAGGGACCAAATAAATACAATTGTATTGGTCCAGAAATGGGGTGGGAGTGAGCTTAGGAGCTGCAGGTCTGCAGCTGTTCCCCAACCATCCCTTTTGCCTATCGTCACCACCCATTGCTTGGGGACAATTCTCAAGAGTGAGTTACCAGGAGATAAGATGTGGAAAAACCCTGCCGTGACCCTGAGAGAGTCCCTCCCACAGAATGCAGTCGTTTGTGGTCTGGGTTCTGGTCTTATGTAAATCTTTTCACTTTGGCAGGGGAAATATCATTATTACATGTCCTTCTTTAAAAGGAACACAACTTCCCTATCCAGGCCACTTTCAAAAGCTGGAGATTCTGGGGGTGGAGACTCAATAAAGCATGTAAGAAGGGAGTTCCCCCAAAGCCCTCACAGGCGTTTGGATCGAATGCGGTTGGAGTTCCTTTGCTtcaccccttcccccctgccaagagggaagagggggtgatGCTGTGGAACCCGGCCAGAGATACATGGCAgtgcctgctgcccccacccaccctgtccCCACTTTCTCCGATCTGCCGATTGATGCCTGCTCCTTGAAACTTTCTGATCACAAGAACATAGCCCCCGGCACCCACTGTGGCTCAATTCTGGGCatctgggagcagggcagggctaTGGATCTCTTCTTCTTCATCCCGAAAGTAGGCTGGCTTTCCCTGTGAGCTGGGGGCTTGCTGGGCCTTCAGTGGACAGGAGGCCACCATGTGGCTGATGCTTTGGCAGAAGTGGCACTTcttgggctggggtgggagctTGCATTCCTTGGCGTGATGGTCTAGACCTCCACAGTTGTAGCACCTGGTAAAAAGCAGGATGGCAAAGTTGAGAAAGGAGTGAGAAGAGATCAGAAGCCTTTCTCTGAGGACACTTGGCTCTTTCCTTTTGGAGACCAATTTCTCCACTTCTAAAAGGAGAAATATGACtagatacctttttaaaaaaaaaaatcctcaacgaggatattttcccattgatttttagagggatgaagagagagagggaaagacagagagaaatattgatgtaagagaaacacatcgattggttgcttcctgtacatgcccagaccagggcctgggccgggggaggagcctgcaaccgaggtacatgcccttgaccagaattgaacctgggacccttcagtctgcaggccaacgctctatccactgagccaaaccagcgagggctgacTAGATATCTTGAAATCCTTTCCAAACCTGTAAttgtctagatcagcggttctcaacctgtgggtcgcgacttctttgggggtcgaacgaccctttcacaagggtcaactaagaccattggaaaacgcatacataattacatattgcctttgtgattaatcactatgctttaattatgttcaatttgtaacaatgaaaatacatccttcatatttgatatttacatgacgactcataacagtagcaaaattacagttatgaagtagcaacgaaaataattttatgattgggggtctccacaacatgaggaagtgtattaaagggtcgcggcattaagaagttgagaacccctggtctagatgATCTTCAGATTCATGTCACCTTGAAAATACCGAAATACCAAGAATAGAAACCACAGACCCCAACTAAGCACTGCAATTTGGGCGAAAAAAGGTAAGACTCTAACATACCCTTAAAAAAACTAAGGAGTCAGATTATATGATCTGTTCGAGCACAAAGCTAAGATGAAGAGACCAGTCATATGGAGACCTGGTGAAGAAGCAACAAGTACAGACACATCTTCTTGTCCCCACAACTTTCACTTTCATATCAGTCTCCTTTAGTTCTAAAATAATCATGTGAGGCTAATATCACTATTCCCACTTAGTAATGGAGGCTAGAGCTCACAGAGCAAAATTACTTCTCAAATGCTCTCCTCACATACTGCTCTCTTCTCATCTTCCACATCTACAGCAGGTACCCCAACCATCTAGATaggcttcattttattttattttattttttaaaaagtagatttttattgattcagagaggaagggaaagggagagataaatagaaacacccgtgataaaagagaatcatggatcagctgcctcttgcatgccctgcactggggattgagctcaaaactcaggcatgtgccctaactgggtcgcaccgtgacctcctggtttatgggtcgatgGCAACCTGGCCCAAGAGATGAGACAAGATCGAGAGAGCTCTCCCCATCCTTAGCATGTCTCTATCAGTCCACACAAGCCACCCTCCAATCCATACCTGTCTCCCTTTGATCTGCGCTTCTGCATGTTCTTCCCTTTTGGCCGCCTCTCGCTCCCAATACAGAATACCCCACCAGGGCCAGTGACTCGGATGGACTCCAGGCCCTTGGCGGACTTCTTAAAGGTGAACTCCACCGCCTCACCCTCCTTTAGGCTCCGGAAGCCCTCCATGTGCAGTTTACTCTGCGGAAGGGGAACACAGTAGATTTTAATGTTAGTCTCCATCATTACACACACCCTCAACAGTAATATACATGTAATCCCCATTAATGCTGGAATCAGTGTGATAACACTCCCAttttatcaataaagaaagagAGTCAACACAATTAAGAACAAGAAATCTACATAACATTAACAAAGAACAATTATTATATAAACAGATgccattacattttattttaatttctaagtaaaatagaaggaaaaaaaatgtaaacataacATTTAAGAAATCAACAAGtataaaaaccataaaataaagCTTATATGGAAATTTTTAGTATTCTTGCAACTTCTTTCCaagtttgaaattatatcaaataactaaaagttgaaagaaaaagacagtatGACCCAAACAGATGGATCAGAAGATTATAAGGGAAAGACCACTAGGAGAACCAAGCATATGGGGGGAAATCAATAGatgagaaaaacaatttaataatACTGTTGAGAACATTAGCTCTCTATTTGGAAATGAAGCCAGAATTCTACCCTTTATATCATATGCATACAAAATACATTCCAGAACTTAAATATCTAAATGCTAAAAAAAGGGACCAAAACTATAAAATCAAGACAGATAATTAGACAGATAAAACTACAAAAAGCTactaaaaatcagaaagaaaaaaccccacagaaCAGAATATAACTAGGCAATTTGAAGGACAGCATGACAATTTAATTGGTTTGAAAACACaacaccctggccggtgtgctcagtggttagaatgtcagtaCTGAAGAGtggtgggcttgattcctggtcaaggtggTCAAGGTCAACAGCGAGCACCTGGgctacaggtttgatccccagccttggggccggagggggggcgggggtgcatgcaggaggcaaccaaatgatgtttctctttcttcctttctttttactcccttccttccttcctctctctctttctgtctatctctccctgcctcccttccctttggctgcctctcactaaaaatcaatggaaaaattatcctcaggtgaggattaacaaaacaaaacaaaaaattgggaaaacaaaaaacccaaccatGCAGCCATTTAAAAGAATGTCGAGTccctgtcttgttcactgctgcattTTGCACATAAATAATGCCTCACACATTTTTGGATTAATGAACAAGAAgtagattttaattatttgactTGGAAAAAtggccaaatatatttttttctttttttacagagaggaagggagagggatagttagaaacatcgagagagaaacattgatcagctgcctcctgcacacccctcactggggatgtgcccgcaaccaaggtacatgcccttgaccggaatcgaacctgggacccttcagtccgcaggccgacgctctatccaatgagccaaaccagttccggcagaccaaatatttttaaaaggaaaattgatTTAGAATAACGTATGGAGCAATCCCATTAAgatactcaatttaaaaatattgatacttGCAAAGAACCTAGCagccttcaaaaaaaaaaaaaagaaagtgggagTTATTCACACAGCTAGTTGACACCCCTGGTGTCAGAAGAACCTAGGGCTCCTGATTAGAAGCTCACAGCCCATTCCACCTGGCCACTTCCTGCTTAACAACAACACGTTACTGGAGGTGACATCCCTCCCAGACCCTCCCAGACCCTCCCCAGAATGGACTTCTTTACACCTTCTTCCATTTACACTGACAAATGTCAACAAGGTGTAATCATCATAGAAAGCAAGGTTCAGAGAAGCGAAAGGAATCACTGTGCACCTtgtcctggggctggagggaacaTGATTGAGTAGCATGAGTCGTGTTTTATGCTGTTGGTGGTGGGGGTAGACTATTTCAAACTGGGTCTCAGGTGAAACATGCTCTTTAGCCAGATGGGATCCCCAGTCGTCAGTTACTCACGTTTTTGTTTTAATCTACATGATATTGCTTAAGACGAAACTTCCATTGAAGTAATTTAGAAGTACCTATCTGATAAGAGAGGAATTCTTGCTTAAGAGCACAGGCTCAGGCCCCAGACACATCCTGGTTCATGAAATGCTGCTTCTACCAATATCTGGCAGAGTGACCTTGGTCAACCATGCACCTCTGGGCCTCAGATCCTCGGCATCTGCTAGAAGGCTCTACCGTTGCACAGTGACTACCCTGAATTTGAAGTTAGATTTGACTTGTCTTTTGATCTGGGACAAGCCAGAGTGAATCAGGAGGTACTGGAGGAGCTGAACCAAGAGCATTCTTGGCCCAGGCATTACCAGCTTCTCCTAGGCTGATACACACCCCAGCTCGGGCTGTGATTCAGCAGATAAGTGATTAAGAACAGGAGTCTGAGGCCCTGTTTCCTCCTTTCTAACCTACAAAATGGAAGTAAATACTAATTTTATGGTAGTGCTGTGAGGTTCTATGCATGAGGATTATTTAACACATAAATCTCCACTGAGTAGCAATTATTATCAACCTCTTCAAACTGGATCAGGGTAGGGTAACAGTGGGAACCGAGTGTCAAGAGACTGGGAATTTTAACTCTGGGTTTTTATCACTAACTAGCAGTGGAAATCCAGAAAACTATCTCCTCTGAGCTCAATTTACTGAGGACAACTCTCCTTATCTATGCCTCATAGGCTTAGGGAGAGAACATAAATGGGGACTATATGAAATTGACTGGTCCTCTCGGGTCACCCACTCCATCACTGGAGGCTCTGAGGTCTATTTAAGACTTTGAAATAGttgaaaacagcaacaacaaaaaaaccctgcagGCATCTCACCATAACCGGTCTTGGACTGGAGGTCTCTAGGGGTGgctccctgccccctctgccccttCCTAAAACACATACTTTGAATTCCTCTCTTATCAGATAGGTAATCAGCATGCAGCCCCACTGAGCCAGCCTCACAGGGCCTGCATCAGAAAGGAGCCAGAAATTCttgccaccaccccctccccgcccccaaccacacacaaagcagggcctgcctctctccccaacccctccaaaaaaaagaaaaggcttggggggaggggcaaggcTGGAGCTCCCCCAATAGAGCCCAGCCCCAGGAAACAAAGAGTTGACACTGGTTGGTTCTGATGGTCAGATTCCTGGAGTTCCAGAGGCTGCAGATTCCACACATCACCCCCACGAGCCCCACCCACCACATTCAtcgctccttccttcctccttcatgTAGGGGTTATGGTCACTGAGTGAGAAATGCATGTAGAGATACCTATCTTCCCCAGTCAAGCTTGCTGGGTCTGCCAAAGTCACCACCAGCAGCCATCTTTCCTTCCCTCCAACCTGCCACCCCACACTTCCAGGGATGGAAACAAACAGGATCtgacttccttctcttccctctcctcccttcccctcccattcAGTGCCTTCAGTCAAATCCTTTACACAGGAACCACAATTAGAGTTACTTAttcagataaattattttaaaagtgatggggggctggggggggggggaggcaggtcTCCAATCTTCCTTTCCCAATTTAACGAGGTTCCTGCCAGCCCTAACGTAGCACTCTTTTTGTCACACCATTCCTTTCTtattgtcattaattttttaaattaaaaaaaatggttttttttaaaattgatttcagagagggagggagagatagaaacaacaatgatgagagaatcattgatagctgcctcctgtgcgcctcACACTGGGGTATCCTGTGGGGCATTGAGCCTGCTAGCCAGGACACGTGCCCttggaccggaatcaaacccaggaccctttagtctgaggctgacacgctatccactgagccaaaccagctagggcacgcCACTCCTTTCTCCCtcagtggcagagtcaggatttaAGGGT is drawn from Myotis daubentonii chromosome 3, mMyoDau2.1, whole genome shotgun sequence and contains these coding sequences:
- the LIN28A gene encoding protein lin-28 homolog A yields the protein MGSVSNQQFAGGCAKAPEEAREDAAGAAEEPQLLHGAGICKWFNVRMGFGFLSMTARAGVALDPPVDVFVHQSKLHMEGFRSLKEGEAVEFTFKKSAKGLESIRVTGPGGVFCIGSERRPKGKNMQKRRSKGDRCYNCGGLDHHAKECKLPPQPKKCHFCQSISHMVASCPLKAQQAPSSQGKPAYFRDEEEEIHSPALLPDAQN